In Agarivorans gilvus, one genomic interval encodes:
- a CDS encoding EAL domain-containing protein produces MKRNKANPMVEDESSFQQVRDFPVQPWSIDLESNQFECPKQLLTLLGYPKQSQLTLSQLFATLEKPQLQLLKKHIKQVIQTGQALSQTVILNAFQHRYIADINIDSASANGKILKGSIELKQSFLTKQQELEFLNSLFAKSMESLMIADANHRIIKVNRAMCQETGYAEHELLGRPAAIFKSGRYTDSFYQKLWQHVDKHKVWSGELLARSKQAEVYTHEVTIQRIDLPKHEHVYVSSSHRLDSYADLWDADDPNQRTTIHVPDKNAFTKKLNADYQQLGKNQTIICMVFNVSLAQKLSSITLQWLVAQRFNQLQHPGHLGILSNKMFAAYWVAPKRVEDIEKVLKQSLHTLEGETKEQDIVLSASINAGVSVLHVDANSPIQLLSHATQSLIANSQGDSSSLHYFDRRLSKRFSRKSTLAILLRKALAANQVSVYYQPIVDIEQLKIVKFEALCRIKLDTEMSYGIQELIDIAEEYKWIDKIDAIVTQQALADLSLLQKHFDSPQLGMSLNRSVANDSVSHCCLEETLDILKQSCVDLSLITVELTESAYFDDSYYHAKWIDKLKAHQISIALDDFGTGYSSFSYLRQIPVNTVKIDRSFVSGLSEGSHEYAMIDMLCKLTHKMGGNVVAEGVESAQELNLLSKLKVDKLQGYLFDKPQALGQILQKDTLYYPHLKEHLHQGDQLYAKNIMRRHFSKLGLDDQLKRAAEKFAAKQYRFILVIEKSHCVGVLYQSDLNAAISPYLNTEGEQQRDLLTLNKRVHQVMKKDQLEVAADTPLEKLFQQFVQYPYTVAVVTGPSGVCLGLITLEDMLRQQLNQQSDES; encoded by the coding sequence ATGAAACGAAATAAGGCCAATCCCATGGTTGAAGATGAGTCTTCTTTTCAACAAGTGCGCGATTTCCCCGTGCAGCCTTGGTCTATTGATTTAGAAAGCAACCAGTTTGAATGTCCCAAACAACTGTTAACCCTGCTTGGCTACCCCAAGCAATCACAATTGACCCTATCGCAACTGTTTGCCACTTTAGAAAAGCCACAATTACAGCTGCTAAAAAAACACATCAAGCAAGTGATACAAACTGGCCAAGCGCTTAGCCAAACTGTCATTCTCAATGCCTTTCAACATCGTTACATTGCAGACATCAACATCGATTCGGCCAGTGCCAATGGTAAGATCCTTAAAGGTAGCATTGAACTAAAGCAGTCCTTTCTCACCAAACAACAGGAACTGGAGTTTCTTAATAGCCTGTTTGCAAAATCGATGGAAAGTTTAATGATTGCCGATGCTAACCATCGCATTATTAAAGTTAATCGGGCGATGTGTCAGGAAACCGGTTATGCCGAGCATGAATTGCTTGGTCGCCCCGCCGCTATTTTTAAGAGTGGCCGTTATACCGACAGCTTTTATCAAAAATTGTGGCAGCATGTTGATAAGCATAAGGTTTGGTCGGGTGAACTGCTAGCCAGAAGCAAACAAGCTGAAGTCTATACCCACGAGGTAACAATTCAACGCATCGACCTGCCCAAGCACGAACATGTTTATGTTTCTTCGAGTCATCGCTTAGACAGTTATGCTGACTTATGGGACGCCGATGATCCCAACCAACGCACAACTATCCATGTTCCTGACAAAAATGCCTTTACCAAAAAGCTCAACGCTGATTATCAACAATTAGGCAAAAACCAAACCATTATTTGCATGGTATTCAATGTGTCGCTGGCGCAGAAACTCAGCAGCATTACTTTGCAATGGCTGGTAGCGCAGCGCTTCAACCAACTTCAGCATCCCGGTCATTTAGGCATTTTAAGTAACAAGATGTTCGCCGCTTATTGGGTGGCCCCCAAACGGGTAGAAGATATAGAAAAAGTTCTCAAACAAAGCTTGCATACTTTAGAAGGCGAAACCAAAGAACAGGACATCGTGCTCTCAGCCAGCATTAATGCTGGCGTTTCGGTATTGCATGTTGACGCCAATAGTCCCATACAACTGCTGAGTCATGCCACTCAATCACTCATCGCCAACAGCCAAGGCGATAGCTCTTCACTACACTATTTTGATCGGCGCTTATCCAAACGCTTCAGCCGAAAATCCACCCTTGCCATCTTGTTAAGAAAGGCTTTGGCTGCCAACCAAGTCAGCGTATATTACCAGCCGATTGTGGATATAGAGCAGCTTAAAATTGTTAAATTTGAAGCACTGTGCCGGATTAAACTCGATACCGAAATGAGCTATGGGATTCAAGAACTGATCGACATAGCGGAAGAGTATAAGTGGATAGATAAAATTGATGCCATTGTCACTCAACAAGCCTTGGCAGATTTATCATTATTGCAAAAACACTTCGATTCGCCACAGCTAGGCATGTCACTCAACCGCTCTGTAGCTAACGACAGCGTCTCACATTGTTGCTTAGAAGAAACCTTAGACATTTTAAAACAAAGTTGTGTCGACTTAAGCCTAATCACCGTTGAGCTTACCGAATCAGCTTATTTTGATGATTCCTATTACCATGCTAAATGGATAGACAAACTAAAAGCCCATCAAATTTCGATTGCTCTAGACGACTTTGGTACTGGCTATTCTTCGTTTTCTTATCTGCGGCAAATACCAGTCAATACCGTGAAAATCGATCGCTCTTTTGTCTCCGGCCTAAGCGAAGGCTCCCATGAATATGCAATGATCGATATGTTATGCAAACTGACCCACAAAATGGGCGGCAATGTGGTAGCTGAGGGAGTAGAAAGCGCCCAAGAACTAAACCTACTATCGAAACTTAAAGTCGATAAATTACAAGGCTACCTATTTGATAAACCACAAGCGCTGGGACAAATACTACAAAAGGACACGCTCTATTATCCTCACTTAAAAGAGCACTTGCATCAGGGCGACCAGCTCTATGCCAAAAACATTATGCGTCGCCACTTTTCCAAACTCGGCCTAGACGACCAACTAAAACGCGCTGCAGAAAAATTTGCAGCTAAGCAATACCGCTTTATATTAGTGATAGAGAAAAGCCATTGTGTTGGCGTGTTATACCAAAGCGATCTAAACGCCGCGATTAGTCCCTACCTCAATACCGAGGGCGAGCAACAGCGCGATTTACTCACCTTAAATAAACGCGTTCATCAAGTCATGAAAAAAGACCAATTAGAAGTAGCGGCCGACACCCCCTTAGAGAAGCTATTTCAACAATTTGTGCAATACCCTTATACCGTCGCCGTGGTCACAGGTCCTAGCGGAGTATGTTTAGGCTTAATCACTCTAGAAGATATGTTACGCCAACAACTCAACCAACAAAGTGATGAAAGCTAA
- the arsJ gene encoding organoarsenical effux MFS transporter ArsJ, with the protein MFNSLPTSLKQYLLVTFNYWNFTITDGALRMLVVLYFHQLGYSAFAIAMLFLFYEFFGVVTNLLGGWLGARIGLNHTMNIGLAMQIVALLALGLPSQYLSIPLVMAVQALSGIAKDLNKMSAKSSIKALVQSEQQHSLYKWVALLTGSKNALKGFGFFLGGALLKLLGFQLSMLAMAGVLALVLMLSLKLLAKDLGKAKTKAKFSQLFSKSRQINVLASARLFLFAARDVWFVVALPVFLSAQLNWDHLQTGGFMACWVVAYGIVQALAPAITGGKSKVIPGRNAAVGWALLLSMVTVILAYLVQLQWQLSYSLIIGLLLFGFVFAINSSLHSFLVVSYASEEGVSMDVGFYYMANAMGRLLGTVLSGWVFQQAGLSACLWVSFAMLLGTSLISLALPQQNQGPIARSES; encoded by the coding sequence ATGTTCAATAGCCTCCCCACTAGCTTAAAACAATATCTTTTGGTGACCTTCAATTATTGGAATTTCACCATTACCGACGGTGCCCTGCGAATGCTCGTGGTGCTGTACTTCCATCAGCTTGGTTATAGCGCTTTCGCCATTGCCATGTTGTTTTTGTTTTATGAGTTTTTTGGGGTGGTAACCAACCTGCTGGGTGGCTGGTTGGGGGCTAGAATTGGTCTTAATCACACCATGAACATCGGCTTGGCCATGCAAATAGTGGCCTTGTTGGCCCTTGGCCTACCCAGCCAGTATTTATCTATTCCCTTGGTAATGGCCGTTCAGGCTTTATCGGGCATAGCCAAAGACTTAAATAAAATGAGCGCCAAGAGCTCTATCAAGGCGCTGGTTCAGTCTGAGCAACAACATAGCCTGTACAAGTGGGTCGCTCTATTAACCGGCTCGAAGAACGCCTTAAAAGGCTTTGGCTTTTTCCTAGGCGGTGCGCTACTCAAGCTGCTGGGCTTTCAGTTGTCGATGCTAGCCATGGCAGGCGTATTAGCCCTAGTATTAATGCTTAGTTTAAAGTTGCTGGCCAAAGACTTAGGCAAAGCAAAAACCAAAGCCAAGTTTTCGCAGTTGTTTTCTAAAAGCCGACAAATCAATGTGCTAGCTAGCGCTCGGCTCTTTTTATTTGCCGCTCGCGATGTCTGGTTTGTAGTAGCCCTACCGGTGTTTTTAAGTGCCCAACTAAATTGGGATCACCTGCAAACCGGTGGTTTTATGGCCTGCTGGGTGGTGGCTTATGGCATAGTACAAGCCCTTGCCCCGGCCATCACCGGTGGTAAGTCTAAAGTCATTCCTGGACGCAATGCCGCCGTTGGCTGGGCTTTATTGCTGAGTATGGTTACAGTAATTCTAGCCTATTTAGTTCAACTGCAGTGGCAACTCAGCTACAGCCTAATTATCGGTTTATTGCTATTTGGTTTTGTGTTTGCCATCAACTCTTCATTGCACTCCTTTTTAGTGGTGAGTTATGCCAGCGAAGAGGGTGTATCCATGGATGTGGGCTTCTATTACATGGCTAATGCCATGGGACGTTTGCTCGGCACCGTGCTTTCTGGCTGGGTTTTCCAGCAAGCAGGGCTTAGCGCCTGTTTATGGGTCAGCTTCGCTATGTTGCTGGGCACTAGCTTAATTAGTTTGGCCTTGCCACAACAAAATCAGGGGCCAATAGCTCGGTCTGAGAGCTAA
- a CDS encoding ArsJ-associated glyceraldehyde-3-phosphate dehydrogenase, with amino-acid sequence MTIKVGINGFGRIGRLALRAAYDWPDLEFVMINDVAGDAKTLAHLLEFDSVQGRWQHQVQHDANGLLINQQHIPCFQQGDLSQLDWSGCDVVLEATGVHRSKDLLSPYLAQGVKRVVVSAPVKDPDIANIVVGVNQHIFEPSRHAIVTAASCTTNCLAPVIKVIQQHFGIASGCMTTIHDLTNTQTILDAPHQDLRRARACGMSLIPTTTGSAKAICEIFPELTGKLNGHAVRVPLANASLTDMVFSLERDTTAEEVNQLLKQASENELKGILGYEEKPLVSIDYKGDQRSSIIDALSTMMIGKRMLKLYAWYDNEMGYATRTSELIRLVGAADKD; translated from the coding sequence ATGACAATTAAAGTAGGTATTAATGGTTTTGGCCGAATTGGCCGTTTAGCCTTACGTGCGGCTTACGATTGGCCAGACTTAGAATTTGTAATGATCAACGATGTGGCTGGAGATGCTAAAACCCTCGCCCACTTACTGGAGTTTGATTCGGTGCAAGGACGATGGCAGCATCAAGTGCAACATGACGCTAATGGCCTGCTCATCAATCAACAACACATTCCCTGCTTTCAACAAGGCGACTTAAGCCAGCTAGACTGGTCGGGCTGTGATGTAGTGCTAGAAGCCACCGGAGTACACCGCAGCAAAGACTTGCTTAGCCCCTACTTAGCCCAAGGCGTTAAACGAGTAGTGGTTTCCGCCCCGGTTAAAGATCCCGATATTGCCAATATCGTGGTGGGGGTCAATCAACATATCTTTGAGCCAAGTCGCCATGCCATTGTTACCGCCGCCTCATGCACCACCAACTGCCTAGCGCCGGTAATCAAGGTAATTCAACAACATTTCGGCATAGCCTCAGGCTGCATGACCACCATTCACGACCTCACCAATACTCAAACCATCCTCGATGCACCACATCAGGATCTACGTAGAGCTCGCGCCTGTGGTATGTCGTTAATTCCCACCACCACTGGCAGCGCCAAAGCCATTTGTGAGATTTTCCCAGAGTTGACCGGCAAACTAAATGGTCATGCGGTGCGCGTTCCCTTGGCCAATGCTTCTCTCACCGACATGGTATTTAGCTTAGAGCGCGATACCACTGCCGAAGAAGTCAACCAGCTATTAAAGCAAGCCAGCGAGAACGAACTCAAAGGCATTCTTGGTTATGAAGAAAAACCACTGGTATCCATCGATTACAAGGGCGACCAACGCTCTAGCATTATCGATGCTCTATCCACCATGATGATAGGCAAACGGATGCTTAAGTTATACGCTTGGTACGACAATGAGATGGGTTACGCCACTCGCACCAGTGAGTTGATCCGCCTAGTTGGTGCAGCGGATAAGGACTAG
- a CDS encoding tyrosine-protein phosphatase — MSSHPIYAVDVSANAQLLLTPCPGTQGADLYSSLQELCHKNSPALITLMTSEELAENQLSELAKHAVTYDMQWFHLPIEDDNVPDEAWEERFQSVLPRFLQLLNNGMNLTIHCKGGSGRTGLLAARIMLALGIELDEAISKIKAVRPNAFSQAVQQQYIQQFAK, encoded by the coding sequence ATGTCTTCACATCCTATTTATGCCGTTGATGTTAGCGCTAATGCGCAGCTACTACTGACTCCTTGCCCTGGCACCCAAGGCGCCGATCTGTATAGCTCCTTACAAGAGCTTTGTCATAAAAATAGCCCTGCGCTAATCACCTTAATGACCAGTGAAGAACTGGCAGAAAACCAACTGAGTGAGTTAGCCAAACATGCCGTAACCTACGACATGCAGTGGTTTCATCTGCCTATTGAAGATGACAACGTGCCAGATGAAGCTTGGGAAGAGCGTTTCCAAAGTGTTTTACCTCGCTTCTTACAACTACTGAACAACGGTATGAACTTAACTATTCACTGCAAAGGCGGCAGCGGACGCACTGGGCTGCTAGCGGCGCGCATCATGTTGGCGCTTGGTATTGAACTGGATGAGGCTATCAGCAAAATTAAGGCCGTTCGCCCCAATGCCTTCTCACAAGCAGTACAACAACAATATATTCAGCAGTTTGCTAAATAG
- a CDS encoding metalloregulator ArsR/SmtB family transcription factor, which produces MRFFAYYVATMFSILFLCTANAARSQLAEALVNQCYGQHFTAYSAGTQAKAIDPRTLQTLSKQGLSCQGLYSKSIQQLEQTLQQTEANKVSFDFVITLCDSAKQECASLPTGAAILHWNLADPAAQPGMDLFTKTFADLKQRLAEFVKYNRPSGSALNIAPIDVFKQFSDNTRLQILLLIEDEQRLSVNQLSHALAESQPKISRHLALLRECQLLSTTRQAQQVFYHLNPELPDWVAQTLSTTRLANPGYINQPLARIRQQVASKSISH; this is translated from the coding sequence ATGCGATTTTTCGCATATTATGTGGCAACCATGTTTTCTATCTTATTTCTGTGTACTGCCAATGCGGCTCGCTCACAATTGGCAGAAGCCTTGGTTAATCAATGCTATGGGCAGCACTTCACCGCCTACAGCGCTGGCACCCAAGCCAAAGCCATCGACCCCAGAACGCTACAAACGCTGAGCAAGCAGGGACTATCTTGCCAAGGCCTATACAGCAAAAGTATTCAACAACTTGAGCAAACATTGCAGCAGACAGAGGCCAACAAAGTCAGTTTTGATTTCGTGATTACCCTGTGTGACAGCGCCAAACAAGAATGCGCCTCGTTACCCACCGGTGCAGCCATTTTGCATTGGAATTTGGCCGATCCAGCTGCCCAGCCGGGCATGGACTTATTCACTAAAACATTTGCCGACTTAAAACAACGCCTAGCCGAGTTTGTTAAGTACAATCGGCCCAGCGGTTCAGCGCTCAACATTGCCCCCATCGACGTGTTTAAGCAGTTTAGCGACAATACTCGCTTGCAAATTTTGCTACTGATCGAAGATGAGCAGCGCCTCAGCGTGAATCAACTCAGCCATGCCTTGGCCGAAAGCCAACCGAAAATATCGCGCCACTTAGCTTTGTTGCGTGAATGCCAATTACTATCTACCACTCGTCAGGCTCAACAGGTGTTTTATCACCTCAACCCTGAATTGCCCGACTGGGTAGCTCAAACGCTCTCGACCACACGTTTAGCCAACCCCGGATACATTAATCAGCCGCTTGCGCGAATACGACAGCAGGTAGCTTCTAAATCAATTAGCCATTAA
- a CDS encoding YdcH family protein, which yields MLGEDHSLANEFPDYLDTIKNLVSNDPEFAKETKRYNALDKEIRVLELQGGPIEDEAMVQLKLQRAELKDALYQRLQVEQDS from the coding sequence ATGTTAGGTGAAGACCATTCTTTGGCTAATGAGTTTCCAGATTATCTAGATACAATTAAAAATTTAGTCAGTAATGACCCGGAATTTGCTAAGGAAACCAAGCGTTATAATGCCTTAGACAAAGAAATACGCGTATTAGAGTTACAGGGAGGGCCGATTGAAGATGAGGCTATGGTGCAATTAAAACTTCAACGGGCCGAGTTAAAGGATGCGCTCTACCAGCGTTTACAAGTAGAGCAGGACTCTTAG
- a CDS encoding diguanylate cyclase domain-containing protein, producing MFALSSMLYFVLAALSIQLVSQFFVGNEVQKVEAELGRNLAITRANLEAIIFQDTYLADSLATVVTLDQDLASSHWKTIAQKLLNKAQFVRSIGIAPNNIISKVYPLEGNEGAIGLDFRTQPKQLIGVNKARELMDVYIDGPVNLVQGGLGLIARYPIFSDAPKNQHYWGTVSVVMDYNKMLKGSGLEGLSGLDVALRKQHNGQAGEVFYGSAAVFTKPDLEHIIRLPSGTWLLAAKFDTAELNHIQNTRQLSLVLGLVVTIAVYLLLVLHFLNYKQIHKASLVDELTQLPNRRFVMNQLHELTNKNQNKPGFALLNIDLNGFKKVNDQIGHNAGDELLKHVSNQLLASVRQSDTVARFGGDEFVVLLKDVHNSESAKHIIGKIKQQVESQVLNWQGQSIVASLSIGFALYPEQVDSIEQLLSYADKNMYQQKIQHKAQQATH from the coding sequence ATGTTTGCACTCTCATCGATGCTTTATTTTGTTTTGGCCGCATTGTCTATTCAGTTAGTTAGTCAGTTTTTTGTGGGTAACGAAGTCCAAAAAGTGGAGGCAGAGTTAGGTAGAAACCTCGCCATTACCCGCGCTAACCTCGAAGCGATTATTTTTCAAGATACCTATCTCGCCGACAGCCTAGCTACAGTGGTGACTCTCGACCAAGATTTAGCCTCCAGTCATTGGAAAACCATCGCCCAAAAATTACTCAACAAAGCACAATTTGTGCGCAGTATCGGCATTGCACCCAACAATATTATTAGCAAAGTTTATCCCTTAGAAGGTAACGAAGGGGCTATAGGTTTAGACTTTAGAACCCAACCCAAACAACTAATTGGTGTTAACAAGGCTCGTGAGTTAATGGATGTTTATATCGATGGGCCCGTCAACTTGGTGCAAGGAGGGCTAGGCCTAATTGCTCGCTACCCCATTTTTTCAGACGCGCCGAAAAACCAGCACTACTGGGGTACCGTTAGCGTGGTCATGGACTACAACAAGATGCTCAAAGGCAGTGGCCTAGAAGGCTTAAGCGGTTTAGATGTCGCCTTACGTAAACAGCACAACGGCCAAGCCGGAGAGGTGTTTTACGGCTCGGCGGCTGTTTTCACTAAGCCGGATTTGGAGCACATTATTCGCCTTCCCTCTGGCACTTGGTTATTGGCGGCCAAGTTCGATACTGCAGAACTAAATCACATCCAAAACACGCGACAACTCAGTTTAGTGCTTGGTTTAGTCGTTACAATTGCGGTTTATTTGCTGTTAGTGCTGCATTTTCTTAATTATAAACAAATTCATAAAGCCTCGTTGGTGGATGAGCTCACCCAACTACCGAATCGCCGCTTTGTCATGAATCAGCTCCACGAACTCACCAACAAAAATCAAAACAAACCCGGTTTTGCACTATTAAACATCGACCTCAACGGCTTTAAGAAGGTAAATGATCAAATTGGCCATAACGCGGGTGACGAGTTGCTTAAACACGTGTCTAATCAACTGTTAGCCAGTGTACGCCAATCGGATACGGTGGCCCGTTTTGGCGGTGATGAATTTGTCGTGCTATTAAAAGATGTCCACAACAGCGAAAGCGCTAAACACATCATAGGCAAAATAAAACAACAAGTAGAATCACAAGTGCTCAACTGGCAGGGGCAATCGATTGTCGCGTCTTTAAGTATTGGTTTCGCCCTGTATCCAGAGCAAGTCGACAGTATTGAGCAATTGCTATCTTATGCTGATAAAAACATGTACCAACAAAAAATCCAGCATAAAGCCCAGCAAGCAACACATTAA
- a CDS encoding ribonuclease H family protein, with the protein MAKKYYVVWQGRETGIYQDWPSCKRQVDKFAGARYKSFASLAEAEAAFGAKASSRPKAAPAAKRPRAAGLKTYQADEIAKLAAEVKIYTDGGCEPNPGEAGSGLALYRNERLAGLWYGLYHPRGTNNSAELNALNQALILAQQELDKGLRVVILCDSQYAIQCLTQWADSWQKKGWKKPSGEIKNLALIQQMYARYQLLKARLPILHVNGHVGLEGNELADRMSILAISEKQTEFRAYPELSDIKALLALRAG; encoded by the coding sequence ATGGCAAAGAAATACTATGTTGTGTGGCAAGGGCGAGAAACGGGAATTTATCAAGATTGGCCTAGCTGCAAACGTCAAGTGGATAAATTTGCCGGTGCTCGTTATAAGTCTTTTGCTAGTTTAGCCGAAGCGGAGGCGGCTTTTGGCGCGAAGGCGAGCAGTAGACCAAAAGCGGCGCCAGCAGCTAAACGGCCAAGGGCGGCAGGCTTGAAAACCTATCAAGCCGACGAAATTGCCAAATTGGCGGCCGAGGTTAAGATCTACACCGACGGTGGTTGTGAGCCTAATCCTGGAGAAGCCGGTTCCGGCTTAGCCTTATATCGAAATGAGCGCTTAGCCGGCCTATGGTATGGCTTGTATCATCCGCGAGGCACCAATAATAGCGCCGAACTGAATGCGCTTAATCAGGCCCTGATTCTGGCTCAGCAGGAGTTGGATAAGGGCTTGCGGGTGGTGATTTTATGCGACTCGCAATATGCCATTCAGTGTTTGACCCAGTGGGCGGATAGTTGGCAGAAAAAAGGCTGGAAGAAGCCTAGTGGAGAGATTAAAAACTTGGCTTTGATTCAACAAATGTATGCCCGCTACCAACTGTTGAAGGCACGTTTACCCATTTTACATGTAAACGGGCATGTTGGTTTGGAAGGTAATGAGCTGGCCGATAGAATGTCAATTTTGGCCATTTCAGAGAAACAGACTGAGTTTCGAGCCTATCCCGAACTCAGTGATATTAAGGCCTTGCTGGCCTTAAGGGCGGGTTAG